From the genome of Mugil cephalus isolate CIBA_MC_2020 chromosome 2, CIBA_Mcephalus_1.1, whole genome shotgun sequence, one region includes:
- the p2rx3b gene encoding P2X purinoceptor 3b, which produces MWSCFKNFFTYETTKSVVVKSWTIGIINRVVQLLIIAYFVGWVFLYEKAYQVRDTAIESSVMTKVKGFGIYNNKVMDVADYVTPTQGASVFCIITKLITTENQVQGYCPESEKKYNCVHDDNCTKHLNRLGSYGILTGKCVPFNSTLKMCEIKGWCPAEIDTIETTPMLEVENFTIFIKNSIRFPTFNYTKGNFLPTITNDYIKKCNFDMVNNTYCPIFRVGDVVRYAQQDFGNLAKKGGVIGIKIGWNCDLDKSDDHCNPSYSFTRLDAMSQKNAVSPGYNFRFAKYYKMENGTDYRTLVKAYAIRFDVLVNGNAGKFNMIPTLINMVAAFTSVGVGTVLCDIILLNFLKGAEQYKAKKFEEVSDSPLESHSNGLYRSQLSLRQTVMRSSDSGAFSIEHYT; this is translated from the exons ATGTGGTCTTGTTTTAAAAACTTCTTCACTTATGAAACCACGAAGTCAGTGGTCGTGAAGAGCTGGACCATCGGCATCATCAATCGCGTCGTCCAACTCCTCATCATCGCTTACTTCGttgg gtgGGTGTTTCTCTATGAGAAGGCATACCAGGTGAGGGACACAGCGATTGAATCCTCAGTTATGACCAAGGTCAAAGGTTTTGGAATCTACAATAACAAGGTCATGGACGTTGCAGACTACGTCACACCTACACAG GGAGCTTCTGTGTTTTGCATCATCACTAAATTGATCACTACAGAGAACCAAGTCCAAGGATACTGTCCTGAG AGTGAGAAGAAGTATAACTGTGTCCACGACGATAATTGCACAAAACACCTCAACAGACTTGGAAGTTATG GAATTCTTACGGGGAAATGTGTTCCTTTCAATTCCACTCTCAAGATGTGTGAGATTAAAGGGTGGTGTCCGGCCGAGATCGACACCATAGAAAC tACACCAATGTTGGAAGTGGAAAATTTCACCATCTTCATCAAGAACAGCATTCGCTTCCCAACTTTCAACTACACTAA AGGGAACTTCCTCCCCACAATCACCAACGATTACATCAAAAAGTGTAACTTTGACATGGTCAACAACACCTACTGTCCTATATTCAGGGTGGGAGATGTTGTCCGCTATGCACAGCAAGACTTCGGCAACCTGGCAAAAAAG GGAGGAGTGATTGGGATAAAAATTGGTTGGAACTGCGATCTTGACAAGTCCGACGACCACTGTAATCCCTCCTACTCATTCACCAGACTGGATGCCATGTCACAGAAGAACGCTGTCTCACCTGGCTACAATTTCAG GTTTgcaaaatattataaaatggAGAATGGGACAGACTACCGTACTCTGGTCAAAGCCTATGCCATTAGGTTTGATGTTCTGGTCAATGGAAAT GCAGGAAAGTTCAACATGATTCCAACACTTATTAACATGGTGGCAGCATTCACCTCCGTGGGAGTG GGCACAGTGTTGTGTGACATCATACTGCTGAATTTCCTGAAGGGTGCGGAGCAGTACAAAGCCAAGAAATTTGAAGAG GTGTCCGACAGCCCTTTGGAATCCCACAGCAACGGGTTGTATCGCTCTCAGCTGTCACTCAGACAAACCGTCATGAGGTCCAGCGACTCTGGGGCATTTTCTATTGAACATTACACATAA